Genomic DNA from Scyliorhinus torazame isolate Kashiwa2021f chromosome 30, sScyTor2.1, whole genome shotgun sequence:
TGACCTTACTGGGGGAAGTAGATTAGTTTCAAATTGCTGAGAGCAGTGACAATTTTACCTTGAAATCATAACTTTCTGCaccaagatcatagaatttacagtgcagaaggaggccattcggcccaacgagtcggcacacgtccaccctatatatcccagtagccccacctaactgtttttggacactaagggcaattgtttagcattgccaatccatctaacctgcacatctttggactgtgggaggaagtgtTTCTGTGCTACTAAATATTACTTCAGTTGAAAAATTGTTTATGCAAAATTTTTGTTGAATGCAATCAAAAATAGTCACTGGGAATTTTAGTTATTAAATCAAAGAATATTCATTCTTGCTGTTGGTTTTCCTGATTAAAGGGCCGTTGCTATAATTTTAAGGGTAAATGCTATTGAGTGGCTGTATGATTTTGAGTCTTGTTTTAGTATTTTCACTTAACTATTGAAATTTGAGAAAGTTGCATTATTTTTGCAAATTATGCAGCTTCATTGCTGTGTTGCAGGACGAGTCTGCAGActagcattggattggatttgtttattgtcacgtgtacaatgaaaagtatttttctgcgagcagttcaacagatcattaagtacatgggaagaaaagaaaatacataatagggcaacacaagatatacaatgtaactacataagcaccggcatcgggtgaagcatacagggtgtagtgttaatgaggtcagtctataagagggtcatttaggagtctggtgacagtggggaagaagctgtttttgagtctgttcgtgcgtgttctcagacttctgtatctcctgcctgatggaagaagttggaagagtgcgtaagctgggtgggagggatctttgattatgctgcctgctttccccaggcagcgggaggtgtagatggagtcaatggatgggaggcaggttcgtgtgatggactgggcggtgttcacgactctgaggtttcttgcagtcctgggccgagcagttgctgtaccaggctgtgatgtagcccgataggatgctttctatggtgcatctgtaaaagttggtaagggttaatgtggacatgcagaattttCTTTGTTTCCTGAGTAagcataggtgctgttgtgctttcttggtggtagcgtcgacgtgggtggaccaggacagatttttggagatgtgcaccccaaggaatttgaaactgctaaccatgtcAACCatgtccacctcggccccgttgaagctgacaggggtgtgtacagtactttgcttcctgaagtcaatgaccagctctttagttttgctagcactgagggagaggttgttgttgctacaccactccactagtttctctatctccgcctgtattctgactcgtcgttattcgagagccggcccactatggtcgtattgtcagcaaacttgtagatggagttggagccaagttttgccgcgcagtcgtgtgtacagggagtagagtaggcggctaagtacgcagccttgcgggaccccggtattgaggactattgtggaggaggtgttgttgttcattcttactgattgtggtctgttggtcagaaaattgaggatccagttgcagagtggagagccaagtcctaggttttggagctttgaactGCTTTCTTTGgcgcgcagtcgtccacacatttgctgatgaagtctgtgacggtggtggcatactcatttaagttggtcgctgagttcttaaaaatggaacagtccattgtctctaagcagtcacataagagctctgctgtctcctcggaccagcactgcacaaccttcttagctggattctcccgcttgagtttctgcttgtatggcgggagaaggagcaccgtcttatggtctgatttcccaaagtgcggttgggggaatggaatggtaggcgcccttgatttttgagtagcagtggtcaagagtattatcgcccctggtgggacaagagatgtgctggtggagttttggcagtacgctcttgaggtttgccttgttgaagtctccggccacgatgaacaaggcctccgggtgttctgtttcatagttgtttataactgtgtacagttcttccagcgccttcctcacttctgcctggggtgggatgtagaccgctgtgctaatggctgaagtgaactcacgtggaagatagtatgggtggcatttcacggtcaggtattccaggtctggggagtagtaggtcgccacatccaagcaccaagaggagttgatgaggaggcgcacccttccacccttcgctttgccggtgcggtccgcccggtgaattgagaagccttcaggttgtatggcacagtctggtgaggtgggggtgagctatgtctctgtgaaacagagcacacagaagTCTCTTTCTTCCCTCGACAGTAAGTCTggggttaagttcatccagcttgttttcgatcgcttggacgtttgataggcgtatgctggggagaggggtcttgaaaccgcgttgcttcagtctaacctgcagaccgccgtgtttccctcggtcggcggctgctgctggatgttcCTGGGATCCGATGGAAGATGTCAGCCCTTGTGAAagtctggcggggaccagggcgctgtttacgtatccggggttgcgtctggtggggtcctgggcgctggttgaggtagagggtttGCGAGGGGGGGCgagtttgcgatctggatgggtcccagCGTTCTGCGGGTgcaggaataccttgcagcgcgttcgggtcctcgcacgGGGTGTCTGTCGTTTCGGGGGTCCTgttgggcttcctgaggcaggttgggctgggtcccgtggtctgttccctccctgggcgctcctggggtcggttcGCCGGTTGggactccacgtggatttttctttcttccatcaccaggtaggtcgggttgttggatgggcctctccgggtcaggtcacGTTGGGCTGGGTCTTGCTGTTGGGGgttgggtcgggagctccggggactgagcCGGGCGATCTGGGGGCTGGCATCGGTATTTAGGTTGGGTTGGGAGCTccaggtcggctccaaatcgaggtcgggtaaAAGTTAAGTTTAAAAAGTGGATCTATTGGGGGGAGCtctgagtcgcctcgctccggcgccatcttgtttcTGCCCATTTCCATTGTTCTCTCACAGCATCCACTAACTTGGAGGTTGTCAATTCAGCACCTCATTACTGATTGAGGGAGTCTTTTCAAGTTCACGAGGCAGCTTTGGAGGTGTTTAGGATCAGCAATGCAAACGGCTAGTTTCTCTAACTGCAAATCATTGGATCATACCGTATCCTAAAGTTTTGGATTGAAGATTGTCAAATGACGGGTGAATAATCGAAAGGAGATGTAAAAGTTGGATTTCTCATGGGTACGCAGCATTGTTATCAGTAGCTCAATATCTTGCCTTTGCTTACTTATTAAGACTTGGCTTGAGCCCAAAAATAAAGATTGACATTGCAgcaccgtactgagggagcgctgcgctatcTTGGCTGCTGTCTTTCGATGTAAAAGATCTTCTGgcattgaactgctgcagtctgtgctttgaaaatcctcccactgtgctgttagtgttccaggactttgacccagtgaaggaacacCGTGTTTCCAGGTCAGGGCGGTGGGTGATTTGGATGGGAACTTTTAGAGCTGACTGTGTTCCTCTGCCCCTGTTGTCCTTGTCTTTCTAGTTGGTAGATTGCAGTGCATATTGTCAATGGTACACACTGTAGCCAtgttgcattggtggtggaggatttgCCTTTTTAAGGTGTACTTAAAATATGACTTGGCCCCTTATCAGCCTAGGTACGCACTCAAGCCGAGGATTTGTGAATGGAACAAAGCACTAGTTTCTTTCCTGCTCATCACAGATTGTTtattgatacagctgaagatgtttATGCCAGGAACACGTCCCTCAGGTAGAACTGTCACCTTGCTGTGCTAGGTGTGACTTTAAGCAGTGGAAAGCTTCCTCGTGTATCTTCATCCAGAGTGCTCTGCCATCTGAGGTTATTACTGCTTGCTCGTAGCACATGGAACCTTGCTGCACAGAACCAAAACTGATTTTTTCATTTCCATATAAAATGTGTGCTTGCAGAGGCTGTCCATTTTTGTAACATGTCTTGAGGGCATAAAAGGTGCTCTATAAATATAAATTCTCTTTCCACCTTGACCAGTATTGGTTACCATGCCAGTTTGGGGGGCTGTTTTTTACCTGAATCTATCTAGTAGGATAGCTACTTGGCAGTGATCAGGAGAGATGTCACCTGCCTGTCACCTCCAGAGTGCTATCGAAAAATGTTTTCAGTTGAACTTTCAAGTTGAGTCATGGTTATTTATTTATACCTTTATGATACATGAATGTAGCTCTGCTTTGAAACCGGGTGTTTCCGTAGTCATGTGACAGCTTGTTCATGCGATCCGGTGCTGATGTTGGCATCAGGTGAATTTCTGCATGGTTATGAGACTATTTTTAAATGCAGGAAGGGTTGGGGGTGACGTCATAGAATCAGCTGGTAATCTGTTAAAGGTTTTGGTCAATAACTGCTTTTGCTGCTCTAGTGAGCATTTTGTATTCAAAATGCTTGAAATTGATTGAATTCAGTTaacctctcctgctttccttttgaTAAAATACCTTGCATTTTTATAGTGACTTTAATGTGAAAATGTCTGAGGCCATTCACAGGAGTGTTCGGAGGTATAAAGGTAATCGGGACAGATACCCAAATAAATGCTTAGGATCTTGCGCAGATGCTATTAATGCTGAAAAACGTGAGCAGCTCACTGTATGAAAAGTTCAAATTCCTGCTAATGTGCATTGCAAATGGTCTTGGTGATTTCTTTTTCGTTGTATTTTGAATTGATTGGTGCAAGTCTGACTGTGGGATATTTATTTTAACCTTGAAAATTGTGTGGTGTATGCTGATACTACAGAGAAAATAATTTGGACTTTTTAAGCTGGATATGGGGAAATGGACTAAGTTGGTGCATGCAAAGGAATACTGATATATACCTCAATTTATTTAGCCAGTGGCAAATAGAATAGCATAGTTTTGTGTCAAGGTGGCAATCTGTATTGGGTGCAGTGagcactttagaacatagaacaatacagcgcagtacaggcccttcggccctcgatgttgcaccgaaacaaaagccatctaacctacactatgccattatcatccatgctGCTTTATAGCAGCAATCACAGGATAGGGGTCAGGAATGTCTGAATTGTTTCTTGTGTGCAGCCAAGAGGCAATAATTCCATTCGTGACATCCTTACCAAACTGACTTTGTAACTTTCTAAACTGCAGCTTTATTCAATccattaattttctttttttttaaaaataaattgagtacccaattcattttttccaattaaggggcaatttagtgtggccaatccacttaccctgcatatctttgggttgtgggggcgaaacccacgcgtacactggggagaatatgcaaactccacacggacagtgacccagagccgggatcgaacctgggaccttgggtgccgtgaggcagcagtgctaaccattgcaccaccgtgctgcccttaaatccaTAAAATAAAAGTGATATAAATGCTGTATGCGGCTAATGTTGCTCACAAACAAGTATTTATGTTCCACAAGTATCCCAAACTTCAGCAATCAGTTATATACTTAGCAGCCATTTTGTATACAGTATTGTCCTAACACTGAGATAGGTACAGTACCTATGTTGTTTATGCTGGTGTTTGCTGAGGGTGCAGCTCGTTCCTTTGCTACCAGTTTGTGGCCTCCAATTAATTTTGATAATTGCTGAGTGGAACCAACACTTTACCCATTGTTAATACTTGCAATATTTCTTGATAGGAGGTTTGACTTTATCTGCCAAATATTTCTGACTTGCTTAGTCACCCGGGAGCTGGAGTTTTAAGACGTTATGGATGTAGAACGAAAGGGAATTTGGGCATCTTTTGTTCAGTAAGAATCAAATTGTGTTGCAGATTCTCAGTGGGGATGTAATATTTTAAAAAAGTAGGATTTTTATTGGTTAGAAAGTGGTGATAAGTTAGGTAAGTCTTCTGCTCAAACCTTAACTACTGTTGTTACTACCGATTTCTTTGACTTGGTTTGACTATAACTTTCTCCAAGACCTAACAATGTCTTTATTTTGTTTACAGTAGTATTCCTCCTTTGAGTGGTACATCTCAGCAACCGTACTGCAGGCACCTCAGTCCAGGGCCTCTGTGGTGCTCCTGATGCCCCTCACCCATCAGTGAAGATCCCAGGTGGGCGAGGGAATGGAAGGGATCACACTCTTACAGCTCTCTTACACACAGTAAGCATATTTATTGTATTCTCTTGTGCAACGGTAGAATGCTGACCAGTGCTGATAATGGATACAGAAGAGGAGTGGCTTGTGATCTAGGAACTAAAGTGATGGTTCTGGCTGCTCCTGTAAAATTGAAGCAAGTTATAACGTTCAACTTGTAATGATGATGCACGCACAAAGAAAATTGCGTCGGCTTGTGGACAAATTTAATCATTGGTAATCATCTGACCGCTCCTGTGCGCCAAGTGTGGAATTCATGACTGGTTATTGTTTCAAATGCTGTCACACTTTGGGATGCTGTGGGAGTGGTGAAAGAGGACACTGAAGGTTCAGCGTCTTGTCTGCCTTTCCAAAATTTCTATGGCAGTGAGAAgtctgggagtgggtttaaaagttaTTGAATATTTGAGTGCATCCAGTTGCTCAGGAGAAGAGGCATTTCAGCAGTGTGAGGCTTACAGCAGTCTGTTCAAACCAGTTAATGTATTTAATCACTTCCAACTTCTGTTCTTCCCTTGCCCTCCCTGCTTCCAGCattggcagtattttgcttttgtaaataTACAAAGATGTTGACTTTCTTGCACTGAGCTTTTGCAGAATCTGTTATGGTGGCAGTTTACAAGTGAAATAGCCACACGATTGCCTGTTGCAGAGATTATCTTGAACAGGAATTGTTAAGAGTGTTGCCCCTACGCCAACCTTTTCTTTTCTCCTGGGTGATGTGGCCGTGTCAATGGCAGATTGCATTGTCTAGCTAGAGGAAATGTACAGGAAGATGTTAAACCTTTCTATTTGAATGGccatttaaaaattatttaaaaaaatatttcacgAATCTTGCAGCAGTGTTCTTTTTGGAAGCATATATTAAGGATACATTTAAATTCGTAACCGTGTGACAAATGTAGTAAGGGGAGTTAAAAGTTTCATGTTACAGTTTTTCTAAAGTTGAGCATCCTTAACATACAagacaaagcaaaatactgcaatgcTGAAACCTTAGTTAAAAACAAAAAGGCTGGAAATAATCTGAGTAAGTGTTTTGGGTCAATCAGGACCTTCATTGGGGCTGGAAAATTCAGGTACAGAGCCCAGGGGAAGGAGTCCGAGAAAGAACAAAGAGGAATAATCTGATGCCAGAGTCTCTGCTCTTCATGGTCTCCATTGCTGCCTCGGGTGGACGGGGGAGCTGACTATCCCTAACACTACCTCTGCATTCCCATAGCAACCTACACCTTGGAACCTCTAGATTCCGCTCAAATTGCCCTGTACTAGATCCCACTTTGATAACTGGGTAACTGTTGACTTTGCATTTTTCAATTCATGTTGCCCCTTGGAAAATGAGTTTTCCCTGCTTTGTTGCTGAATTTTGTGTTGGAATTGCTGTGTGCAGGCACTCTGGCTGCCAATATAGTAAGCACGTGCTATCCAGTGCTTGCCTCGATGGTTTGTATACATGGGCTAATAAAGTTGCAGATTTAATTTCTGATCTATGCTGGGTTAACTGCTTGAGCAATGTCTGGGTTTTATAATACAGCATGCCTGGCCAGTTCTGATTTCTGCTGATACACAATGGATGGAAAGTTCTGCGCCTACGCTTTTCACAATCATACTTGTCAGTTTATTGTCTGATTAGGATTTGCTACCTCGGTTCACAAATGAAGAGAGACAATAGGATGAGTTATTGGAGGGGCTGCTGATCCACAATCCCGCAGAAGTGATTCTCCGCTTCATGTCTTGGCCCTTGCGGTTGAACCCGGATCAGAACTGGTCGAACCGCACGTCTTGAGCAGGTTTTCTGAGTTCACCGATTTGCACTAGGGTGTGCATCAGAGTTGGATCTCTGGAACAGCATTATCACATAGAAACGGGGAGGAGGACCTCTACATACAAGCAGAAGGAGAGCAGTGTCATTGTGAAATGGAGAGGATTGGAAGGGAAAAACGGCTATGGACCAAGACGGGAGGGCGGCTAATTAATTAGGTTTGCTCATGGCACACTCGCACATCTGCTAAAGTCTGCAATTCCTTGATGAGAAATGTATTTCGTTTCGAACTCGGTTCTCTGTCCATGAGCACTGTGATCAAGTAGTTCTCTGCGGGTTTTGTGTGTTTGCAGAGGTTGCTAAGCTGAACCATGGAAATTTCTGAGTACATTTCACATTTGGCTCCTTTTCTTCTTTGCAGGATGAGAAGCTAACTGTAACGCAAGAGCCACCGGCAAATGGAAAGCAACATATTGTCCATTTTCAATACAAGTTAACAGACTCCAAGGTCTCCAAATGGGATGCAGTTTTCTCCAATAAGAATCTCTTTGTGGAAATTCCTAATGGCGTTTTGGCAGAAGGAAGCAAAGAAGGGTGAGTTATTTGAATGGAAGCCTGTTGGCACGTCCACCCTTTCCTCGCCTTTGAATCAAACTGGTTTTTTAACCGCAAAA
This window encodes:
- the LOC140404267 gene encoding LOW QUALITY PROTEIN: ornithine decarboxylase antizyme 2-like (The sequence of the model RefSeq protein was modified relative to this genomic sequence to represent the inferred CDS: deleted 1 base in 1 codon); translated protein: MVRSSVERILNSHYFGKERDKSPTSAMINAQESSIPPLSGTSQQPYCRHLSPGPLWCSDAPHPSVKIPGGRGNGRDHTLTALLHTDEKLTVTQEPPANGKQHIVHFQYKLTDSKVSKWDAVFSNKNLFVEIPNGVLAEGSKEGLTALLEFAEEKMQVEYVFVCFYKNREDRALLLRTFSFMGFEIVRPGHPSVPARPDVLFMAYSIDQSLSEEE